A single Lactuca sativa cultivar Salinas chromosome 8, Lsat_Salinas_v11, whole genome shotgun sequence DNA region contains:
- the LOC111904049 gene encoding uncharacterized protein LOC111904049, translating to MQQRNSGNRRPSGTDGSDFSYRMVVDNRYTKVAKGKSTLSKVLVVQAVVVLLGVVDILFTLLNKEPLEILAAASISITLISIIIGELGRKRSRVSLLKLYMAASSVGILGSIASIAQLKATTPLLVGLSNWETDKFDLLKIACVSVGLFVQIFSISKTTSLIGNMSPPKRAS from the exons ATGCAGCAGAGAAATTCTGGCAACCGGCGTCCATCGGGAACCGATGGCTCTGATTTCTCATACAGAATGGTTGTGGACAACA GATATACAAAGGTAGCCAAGGGGAAATCCACACTCTCCAAAGTTCTTGTGGTTCAG GCAGTGGTAGTGCTGCTAGGAGTAGTTGACATCCTTTTCACTCTGTTAAACAAGGAGCCTCTTGAAATCTTAGCTGCTGCATCCATTTCTATAACTTTGATTTCAATTATAATTGGAGAATTGG GTCGAAAGCGTAGCAGAGTGAGTCTTTTGAAACTCTATATGGCTGCATCGTCTGTAGGAATACTTGGATCAATTGCTTCCATTGCTCAACTAAAGGCAACCACACCTCTTCTTGTTGGTCTGAGTAACTGGGAAACAGATAAGTTTGATCTATTGAAGATTGCTTGTGTTTCTGTTG GACTGTTTGTGCAAATATTTTCTATCAGTAAAACAACATCTCTGATCGGGAATATGTCTCCTCCAAAAAGAGCTTCTTGA